One region of Pseudomonas sp. B21-040 genomic DNA includes:
- a CDS encoding LysE family translocator — MFSTFPTLVPFLLFAFVASITPGPTNILVLSNSVRYGFKASLPIIFGACSSAALIVLLMGCGFGESLSRVPLLQMAMQWIGVAWLSYLAWQIFHSPSETFDTSVHSNHPRTSFWSAVRLQWINAKAWTMAMAVVSVFAGSGPDRFNHVICLSLVFFLVALPCLSTWALLGSGMAQLAHSTKTTRSFYRIMGLLLFGSTCLSAWVV, encoded by the coding sequence ATGTTTTCCACCTTCCCCACCCTGGTGCCGTTTTTACTGTTTGCGTTTGTCGCGTCTATTACACCGGGACCGACCAACATTTTAGTGCTGAGCAATAGTGTCCGTTATGGATTCAAGGCGTCGTTGCCAATCATCTTTGGTGCATGCTCTAGCGCAGCGCTCATCGTTCTACTGATGGGGTGTGGGTTTGGCGAGTCCTTGAGCCGGGTTCCACTTTTGCAAATGGCTATGCAGTGGATTGGCGTTGCATGGCTCAGTTATCTGGCCTGGCAGATTTTTCACTCACCGTCCGAAACATTCGATACTAGCGTCCACAGCAACCACCCGCGAACAAGTTTTTGGTCCGCAGTGCGCCTGCAATGGATTAATGCGAAAGCCTGGACAATGGCCATGGCGGTCGTCAGCGTATTTGCCGGCAGCGGTCCTGACCGTTTTAATCACGTCATATGTTTGAGTCTGGTGTTTTTTTTGGTGGCCCTGCCTTGCCTGAGCACTTGGGCGCTCCTGGGCTCGGGAATGGCGCAACTAGCTCATTCTACAAAAACGACACGCAGCTTCTATCGAATCATGGGTTTGT
- a CDS encoding AraC family transcriptional regulator, translated as MNSHNWIDLAQDADTGIETLRAHFEGHAYDPHWHDSYLVGVTEQGVQQFNCRRAKHQSTPGKVFLLEPGDIHDGEAPTEEGFTYRMLYLDPQWLERELSAVFENAPDNSQLSFANTLASDPRLARATSLAFQTLHGGELKIVRQTALDGLLERLTSHLHWRARYGEDPRLPLVAQKAREYLHANAQYDIGLDQLAVATGVDRFRLTRAFKAAYGMAPHAYLVQLRLATARRMLARGAQPATVAMELGFADQSHLGRWFVRAYGLTPAMYRKRCSNLPDA; from the coding sequence ATGAATTCTCACAACTGGATCGACCTGGCCCAGGATGCCGACACCGGCATCGAGACCTTGCGTGCGCATTTCGAGGGCCATGCCTACGATCCGCATTGGCATGACAGCTATCTGGTGGGTGTCACCGAGCAAGGGGTTCAGCAATTCAACTGCCGGCGGGCGAAGCATCAGAGCACGCCGGGCAAGGTGTTTTTGCTTGAACCGGGTGATATCCACGACGGTGAAGCACCGACCGAGGAAGGTTTCACCTATCGCATGCTCTACCTCGACCCGCAGTGGCTTGAGCGCGAACTCAGTGCGGTCTTCGAAAATGCCCCCGACAACAGTCAATTGAGTTTCGCCAATACCCTGGCCAGTGATCCGCGACTGGCCCGCGCCACTAGCCTGGCCTTCCAGACCCTGCATGGCGGCGAACTGAAGATCGTGCGCCAGACTGCCCTCGACGGTTTGCTCGAACGCCTGACCAGCCACCTGCACTGGCGCGCCCGCTATGGCGAGGATCCACGCCTGCCGCTGGTGGCGCAGAAGGCTCGGGAATACCTGCACGCTAACGCTCAATACGACATCGGCCTAGACCAACTGGCCGTCGCCACCGGTGTTGATCGCTTCCGTCTGACCCGCGCGTTCAAGGCTGCTTATGGCATGGCACCCCACGCCTATCTGGTGCAATTGCGCCTGGCCACCGCCCGGAGAATGCTCGCCCGTGGCGCGCAACCGGCGACGGTGGCAATGGAGTTGGGGTTTGCCGATCAGAGTCATCTGGGCCGCTGGTTTGTTCGGGCGTATGGATTGACGCCCGCAATGTACCGCAAGCGCTGCTCAAATCTTCCAGACGCGTGA
- a CDS encoding DUF1345 domain-containing protein: MPFLTHTHPRLSAATTLGIAVGILVPADSIISKILIGWNVAVWTYLILMVWLAARTQSPDVKRIAEIEDENAGLVLFVVCIAAIASLAAITFELSGNKETTHKLLHYAFTAMTVIGSWLLIGVIFCLHYARLFYTWSGKGLALRFAEGLENPNYWDFLYFSFTISAAVQTSDVGVATRELRKIVLAQSLIGFLFNTAILGFSINIAAGLFN, translated from the coding sequence ATGCCCTTCCTCACCCACACCCACCCTCGCCTGTCCGCCGCTACTACGCTCGGCATCGCTGTTGGCATTCTGGTGCCGGCCGATTCGATCATCAGCAAAATCCTCATTGGCTGGAATGTCGCGGTCTGGACCTACCTGATCCTGATGGTTTGGCTCGCCGCCCGCACCCAGTCGCCAGACGTCAAGCGCATTGCCGAGATCGAAGACGAGAACGCCGGGTTGGTGCTGTTCGTGGTGTGCATCGCCGCCATTGCCAGCCTGGCTGCCATTACTTTCGAACTGTCCGGCAACAAGGAAACCACTCACAAGCTGCTGCATTATGCTTTCACCGCGATGACCGTGATCGGTTCATGGCTGCTGATCGGGGTGATTTTCTGCCTGCATTACGCCCGCCTGTTCTACACCTGGAGCGGCAAAGGCCTGGCGCTGCGCTTCGCTGAAGGCCTGGAAAACCCCAATTACTGGGACTTCCTGTATTTCTCGTTCACCATCAGCGCGGCGGTGCAGACCTCCGATGTCGGCGTGGCCACGCGAGAGCTGCGCAAGATCGTGTTGGCGCAGTCGCTGATCGGTTTTCTGTTCAACACGGCGATTCTCGGGTTCTCGATCAACATTGCCGCGGGACTGTTCAACTGA
- a CDS encoding efflux RND transporter permease subunit → MPQFFIDRPVFAWVVALFILLAGALAIPQLPVAQYPDVAPPQIEIYATYPGASAQTVDESVVSLIEEELNGADHLLYFESQSSLGSATIKATFQPGTDPEMAQVDVQNRLKVVESRLPQAVNQQGLQVEKVSAGFLLLITLTSSDGKLDDVALSDYLARNVMNEIKRLDGVGKAQLYGAERAMRIWIDPQKLIGFNLTPADVNAAIVAQNAQVSAGSIGDLPTRATQEITATILVKGQLSTPQEFADVVLKANPDGSTVRIGDVARVEIGSQDYNFSTRLNGKPSTAVSVQLAPGANALSTATLVRAKMDELSRYFPAGVEYKIPYDTSPFVKVSITKVVYTLGEAMLLVFAVMFLFLQNIRYTLIPTLVVPVALMGTFATMLALGFSINVLTMFGMVLAIGILVDDAIVVVENVERIMATEGLSPKEATRKAMTQITGAIIGITLVLVAVFIPMAFMQGSVGVIYQQFSLSMATSILFSAFLALTLTPALCATLLKPIAKGEHHEKTGFFGGFNRGFERLTERYQGWVAYALKRTGRYLLIYGVLLIGLGVCFSRLPSSFLPVEDQGYTITDIQLPPGASKNRTVQVVEQIEAHNATEPGIGDSTIILGFSFSGSGQNAALAFSTLKDWSERSSDDSATSIADRANIALSQIKDAVAFSVLPPPVDGLGTSSGFEFRLQDRGGLGHTTLMQARSELLAAAEKSPILMNVRESALAEAPQVQLEVDRKQANALGVSFADIGNLLSTAVGSAYINDFPNQGRMQRVVVQAEGDQRSQVADLLKMHVRNDAGKMVPLSAFVQAKWTQGPAQLTRYNGYPAVAISGEPAPGHSTGEAMAEIERLVAQGPAGLGQEWTGLSLQERLSGSQAPILLGLSLLIVFLCLAALYESWSIPTSVLLVVPLGVLGAVLAVTFRGMPNDVFFKVGLITIIGLSAKNAILIIEFAKSLYDEGHDLVDATLQAARLRLRPIVMTSLAFILGVVPLAIATGASSASQQAIGTGVIGGMITATLAVVFVPVFFVVVMKLVKGRT, encoded by the coding sequence ATGCCGCAGTTCTTTATCGATCGCCCGGTGTTCGCCTGGGTGGTTGCCCTGTTCATCCTGTTGGCCGGTGCGCTGGCCATTCCGCAGTTGCCGGTGGCGCAGTACCCCGACGTCGCGCCACCGCAAATCGAAATCTATGCCACGTACCCGGGTGCCTCGGCGCAAACCGTGGACGAAAGCGTGGTCAGCCTGATCGAGGAGGAGCTCAACGGCGCTGATCACCTGCTGTATTTCGAATCCCAGAGCAGTCTCGGCAGCGCCACGATCAAGGCGACCTTTCAACCGGGCACCGATCCGGAAATGGCTCAGGTCGATGTGCAAAACCGCCTGAAAGTCGTGGAATCACGTCTGCCGCAAGCGGTAAACCAGCAAGGTTTGCAGGTGGAGAAAGTCTCCGCCGGTTTCCTGTTGCTGATCACGCTCACCTCCAGCGACGGCAAGCTCGACGACGTGGCGCTCAGCGATTACCTGGCGCGTAACGTGATGAACGAGATCAAGCGTCTGGACGGTGTCGGCAAGGCTCAGTTGTATGGTGCCGAACGGGCGATGCGCATCTGGATCGATCCGCAGAAACTGATCGGCTTCAACTTGACCCCAGCCGATGTCAACGCTGCCATCGTGGCGCAGAACGCTCAGGTATCGGCCGGCAGTATCGGCGACTTGCCGACCCGCGCCACCCAGGAAATCACCGCGACCATTCTGGTCAAAGGCCAATTGTCGACACCGCAAGAGTTCGCCGACGTCGTCCTCAAGGCCAATCCCGACGGCTCCACCGTGCGCATCGGCGATGTGGCACGGGTCGAGATCGGCAGCCAGGACTACAACTTCTCCACCCGCCTGAACGGCAAACCGTCGACCGCCGTCAGCGTGCAATTGGCACCGGGGGCCAATGCCCTGAGCACGGCAACGCTGGTGCGGGCGAAGATGGATGAACTGTCGCGCTATTTCCCGGCCGGGGTGGAATACAAGATCCCGTACGACACTTCGCCTTTCGTCAAAGTCTCGATCACCAAAGTGGTCTACACCCTCGGCGAAGCGATGTTGCTGGTGTTTGCGGTGATGTTCCTGTTCCTGCAAAACATCCGCTACACACTGATCCCGACCCTGGTGGTGCCGGTCGCGTTGATGGGCACGTTTGCGACCATGCTGGCGCTGGGTTTCTCGATCAACGTGCTGACTATGTTCGGCATGGTGCTGGCCATCGGCATTCTGGTGGACGATGCCATTGTGGTGGTGGAAAACGTCGAGCGGATCATGGCCACCGAGGGCCTGTCACCGAAAGAAGCGACGCGCAAGGCAATGACACAGATCACCGGCGCAATTATCGGCATTACGCTGGTGCTGGTGGCGGTGTTTATTCCGATGGCGTTCATGCAAGGCTCGGTCGGGGTGATTTACCAGCAGTTCTCGTTGTCGATGGCCACGTCGATCTTGTTCTCCGCGTTCCTTGCGCTGACGTTGACCCCGGCGCTGTGTGCGACGTTGCTCAAGCCGATTGCCAAGGGTGAGCATCACGAAAAGACCGGCTTCTTCGGTGGGTTCAATCGTGGCTTCGAACGGTTGACCGAACGTTATCAAGGCTGGGTCGCCTATGCGTTGAAACGCACCGGTCGATACCTGCTGATCTATGGCGTGTTGCTGATCGGTCTGGGCGTTTGTTTCAGTCGTTTGCCCTCCTCGTTCCTGCCGGTTGAAGACCAGGGGTACACCATCACCGACATTCAATTGCCGCCGGGCGCGAGCAAGAACCGGACGGTGCAGGTTGTTGAGCAGATTGAAGCGCATAACGCCACGGAACCGGGCATTGGCGACAGCACGATCATTCTCGGCTTCAGTTTTTCTGGTAGCGGGCAGAACGCGGCGCTGGCGTTTTCCACGCTCAAGGATTGGTCTGAACGCAGCAGTGACGACTCGGCGACTTCGATTGCCGACCGGGCCAATATCGCGTTGAGCCAGATCAAGGACGCCGTGGCTTTTTCGGTGCTGCCACCACCGGTTGACGGCCTGGGCACCTCCAGCGGTTTCGAGTTCCGCTTGCAGGACCGTGGCGGTCTCGGCCACACCACACTGATGCAGGCGCGCAGTGAATTGCTCGCCGCCGCCGAGAAAAGTCCGATCCTGATGAACGTGCGTGAAAGCGCTCTGGCTGAAGCGCCGCAGGTGCAACTGGAAGTCGACCGCAAACAGGCCAACGCACTTGGCGTGTCCTTTGCTGACATCGGCAACCTGCTGTCCACCGCCGTCGGCTCGGCCTACATCAATGACTTCCCCAACCAGGGCCGAATGCAACGGGTGGTGGTTCAGGCTGAAGGCGATCAGCGCAGCCAAGTGGCTGATCTGCTGAAAATGCACGTGCGCAACGACGCCGGAAAAATGGTGCCGCTGTCGGCCTTCGTCCAGGCCAAATGGACCCAGGGCCCGGCGCAACTGACTCGCTACAACGGTTACCCGGCGGTGGCCATTTCCGGCGAACCGGCGCCGGGCCACAGTACCGGCGAAGCCATGGCTGAAATCGAGCGGCTGGTGGCACAAGGGCCGGCGGGATTGGGTCAGGAATGGACAGGGTTGTCATTGCAGGAACGTTTGTCCGGCAGCCAGGCGCCCATTCTGCTTGGGCTGTCGCTGCTGATCGTGTTCCTGTGCCTGGCGGCGCTATACGAGAGCTGGTCAATTCCGACGTCGGTATTGTTGGTGGTGCCGCTCGGCGTACTCGGCGCGGTATTGGCGGTGACCTTTCGCGGCATGCCCAACGATGTGTTCTTCAAGGTGGGGTTGATTACCATCATCGGCCTGTCGGCGAAAAACGCGATTCTGATCATCGAGTTCGCCAAGAGCCTGTACGACGAAGGCCATGACCTGGTCGACGCCACGTTGCAAGCGGCGCGGTTGCGTCTGCGGCCGATCGTCATGACGTCGCTGGCGTTTATTCTCGGTGTGGTGCCGCTGGCGATTGCCACGGGAGCCAGCTCGGCAAGCCAGCAAGCGATCGGTACCGGGGTGATTGGCGGGATGATCACGGCGACGCTGGCGGTGGTGTTCGTGCCGGTGTTTTTTGTGGTGGTGATGAAGTTAGTGAAAGGACGTACATGA
- a CDS encoding efflux RND transporter periplasmic adaptor subunit yields the protein MSKNLFATLGVFALALTLSACDKSSNAEEQAPLATVRIETIEARPLSITSELSGRIAAPRIAEVRARVAGVVLQRTFNEGSDVKKGDVLFRIDPAPFKADLDSAEAALRKAEANAFQARLQEQRYAQLIEGNAISGQDYDNARASVRQTAADVAANKAAVERAKLNLGYATVTAPISGRVGRALVTEGALVGQNETTPMALIQQLNPIHADLTQSTRELNDLRRAFRSGQLQQVGQGQARATLIQDDGSLYPLPGKLLFTDITVDPGTGQIILRSEFPNPDLDLLPGSFVRVRLEQAVNQQGISVPQRAIQRDSAGIAQVWLLDAEQRVGLQPVELGAVQNDRWIVTGGLKPGDRIVIEGLQHARPGEQVQIDNTPLPLAQVSGQ from the coding sequence ATGTCAAAGAATCTGTTTGCCACGCTCGGCGTGTTTGCGCTGGCGCTGACGCTGAGCGCCTGCGACAAGTCCTCCAACGCCGAAGAACAGGCGCCGCTGGCCACCGTGCGGATCGAAACCATCGAAGCCCGGCCGTTGTCGATCACCAGCGAATTGAGCGGGCGGATTGCCGCGCCACGGATTGCCGAAGTCCGTGCCCGAGTCGCCGGCGTCGTGTTGCAACGCACCTTCAATGAAGGCAGCGATGTGAAAAAAGGCGACGTGTTGTTTCGCATTGATCCCGCACCGTTCAAGGCCGACCTGGACAGCGCCGAAGCGGCATTGCGCAAGGCCGAGGCCAACGCCTTCCAGGCCCGGCTGCAAGAGCAGCGGTATGCACAATTGATCGAAGGCAACGCCATCAGCGGCCAGGACTACGACAACGCCCGCGCCAGCGTCCGGCAAACCGCGGCCGACGTGGCCGCCAACAAAGCCGCCGTGGAACGGGCGAAACTGAACCTCGGCTACGCCACCGTCACCGCGCCGATTTCCGGGCGGGTCGGCCGCGCACTGGTGACCGAGGGCGCCCTGGTCGGCCAGAACGAAACCACGCCAATGGCGCTGATTCAGCAGCTAAACCCTATTCATGCCGACCTGACCCAGTCGACCCGCGAACTCAACGACCTGCGCCGGGCCTTCCGCTCCGGCCAGTTGCAGCAAGTCGGACAGGGCCAGGCCAGAGCGACATTGATCCAGGACGACGGCAGTCTCTATCCGCTGCCGGGCAAGCTGTTGTTCACCGACATTACCGTGGACCCGGGCACGGGCCAGATCATCTTGCGCAGCGAGTTTCCCAACCCGGACCTCGATTTGCTGCCGGGCAGTTTTGTGCGTGTGCGCCTGGAGCAGGCGGTGAACCAACAAGGCATCAGCGTGCCGCAACGGGCGATCCAGCGTGACAGCGCCGGTATTGCTCAAGTGTGGCTACTCGACGCCGAGCAACGCGTGGGTCTGCAACCGGTTGAACTGGGCGCGGTGCAGAACGATCGCTGGATCGTCACCGGAGGTCTCAAGCCCGGCGACCGCATCGTCATCGAAGGCCTGCAACACGCGCGCCCCGGCGAGCAAGTCCAGATCGACAACACCCCTCTTCCACTTGCCCAGGTTTCTGGTCAGTAA
- a CDS encoding response regulator transcription factor: MPNILLVEDDTALSELIASYLERNGYSVSVISRGDHVRERARVNPPDLVILDLMLPGLDGLQVCRLLRADSATLPILMLTARDDSHDQVLGLEMGADDYVTKPCEPRVLLARVRTLLRRSSLADPQTANDRILMGNLCIDLSERTVTWREQLVELSSGEYNLLVVLARHAGEVLSRDQILQRLRGIEFNGTDRSVDVAISKLRRKFDDHAGEARKIKTVWGKGYLFSRSEWEC, translated from the coding sequence ATGCCCAACATCCTCCTGGTCGAAGACGACACCGCCCTCTCCGAACTGATTGCCAGCTACCTGGAACGCAACGGCTACTCGGTCAGTGTGATCAGTCGTGGCGACCACGTACGTGAGCGCGCGCGGGTCAATCCGCCGGACCTGGTGATCCTCGACTTGATGTTGCCGGGCCTCGATGGCCTGCAAGTCTGCCGCTTGCTGCGGGCGGATTCGGCCACGCTGCCGATCCTCATGCTCACCGCCCGCGACGACAGTCACGATCAGGTGCTGGGCCTGGAAATGGGCGCCGACGACTACGTCACCAAGCCCTGCGAGCCCCGGGTTTTGCTGGCCCGGGTGCGTACATTGCTGCGCCGCAGCAGCCTTGCCGATCCGCAAACCGCCAACGACCGCATCCTCATGGGCAACCTGTGCATTGACCTGTCCGAGCGCACCGTGACCTGGCGCGAGCAATTGGTTGAACTGTCCAGCGGCGAGTACAACCTGCTGGTGGTGCTGGCCCGGCATGCTGGCGAAGTGCTGAGCCGCGACCAGATCCTGCAGCGTTTGCGCGGTATCGAATTCAACGGCACAGACCGTTCGGTGGACGTGGCGATTTCCAAGTTGCGGCGCAAATTCGACGACCACGCCGGCGAGGCGCGCAAGATCAAGACTGTCTGGGGCAAGGGTTATCTGTTCAGCCGTTCCGAGTGGGAATGCTGA